In the genome of Crassostrea angulata isolate pt1a10 chromosome 6, ASM2561291v2, whole genome shotgun sequence, the window GGGAATCATGTCTAGATTCAAGTAACGAAGCTCCTGGAATTTCAATACTTGAACTAACCCAATGTCAGTCAGTCCAAGACAAACCGATAAATCAAGATCACGCAACTTTGAGAGGTTGTATAGTTTGTATCTAAGAAGTTCTTTTTCTATGATTTCTTCTTTCATCTTTCGCACTttcattttctcttcttttaaAGTTGGTTTGCGAAATATGGTTGTGCTTTCGTAATTTTTGTTACAACCTTCCTCTAAAGGCTTCTGTTCATCAATGTTTAGCTCAAATCCAAGAACCCCCAGGTCCGTAATCTTTTTGCACCAAGCAAGACGTAGAAATTGAATGTTCTTTAGATTTTTAGTAATTTCAAAAATACTTTGATTTGTGAGACTTGTGCAAGAACCCAGATCCAAATGCACAATATATGGATGTATGGAGCAAAGCTTTTCCAGAAGTCCGTCCGTAATTAAGGAGCAACAACTCAAATTAACATGAGTCAAAGGCATACTGGCGTTTGCGCACAGTCCAGCCTCTATACCGAATGAGGTCACCTGATACAAGTCGGACATTTCAATGGTCTGCAGTTGTGATAGATACGAGAGCTTCCGAATGGAGTGAGCGGTGACATTGCGACACCGGTTCAAAGCAAGGCTCTGGAGCTGGGTCAGATTTGCTGCTATGGCACCAATCCCAGGGTCAGCAACACCATGGCAGTCCCTGATGTCAAGAATTTTAAGAGATTTTTGCTTGTGGCTCAAAGCAACAATTCCTTTATCTTCTATCTCTTTGCAAGCCACCAAACGCAACTCTTGCAAATGAAGATTTGGAACATTTGCAAGAGTTTCCAAAGCGTAATCGTTGATTTGGTTTCGACTTAAATCTATTGTAGTTAAAGTCGACGCCTGTAAACTTACGAAatctataaaattttcaaaagttaGCACTGCGCTGCTAACGAGTTTGGATTTAGCTCTTGGAATGTAATGGTCACTGCTAAACACAATGTGGGAGCCAACTAACCAAATTTTCTCCACGTTATGACAGATTGTCACGATTCTATTAAATGTGACGTCAGAAAGCTGACGTATTGATGATAAATTCAATTCTTTCACGTTTTTCAGAGTATCTCTCAAAAGCTGAAGGTCTGTGTTTCTCTCTAAAAGGCGCCCAGACAAAAATATACTGTTGCAGTTCGTAAGGTCAATGCTGGTAAGATTGATACAGCTGGAGAGAATCTCTACGAAGGTGCTCTCGGTAATGTTGCAAGATTTAAACGAAAGCGACCTCAGACTGTCGCTCAGTTGTTTACATGACCTCAGTAGGACGTGCTTGGTGTTCATGGAATTGTCGAGCTGGCTGAGCGTCAGGTGAGATAAGCGCCGGTGGCTGATGGACGACAAAGGGACGTACTGGGTGTCCCCGTTAAAGTGCAGCATGACATCCTTTTGCAGAATGGGGTCCAGGGAGGCCTCGTACCAAGTCTTGCACACAAGGGCAGCCTCCTTGCGGTCAGATACATTCAGGAAACGCAGTATGTGCGTTACAACCTGAAATTTAGATACAAAGAATGAATGTTCTTGTGATGTCATTATTCTCACGAGATTTCacaataaaatttgatgtcaaaacaagttaatgATTTGCTAGAGTGTCTTAGAAAtgcatatgacaaaataattccGAATGATGAAAAAGTatcggtacatgtacattgtacaatgAAGGtgatgatttacatgtacatatgtaatttTACTGTAACGTTAGCAGACAGTAATTATATATGCACAGAGTAATCTTGATCAacttaaattgataaaattttattttgattgattcCAACAAAAATAAGATTCTGATATTTACATAAGAAAACGGGGAGACATTTTAAACATGATTCTATTAAATagattgtgtttatttttaaatatgtatttaggAATTAATTGATTTCAATGCAACtggaacatttttaaaactcaagGCCATCTATACAAAAAGGTAATCAACACACATTCAAATTACAGGATTCTTTTTAGTGCAACCAATCATTAGTACAGCTTTTCATGTCTTGACCACTCAatcaaaaaaatcttactttacatgtatgtctataGTAGATTTGTGATTTAAATTGGGGAAATTTTAAACCGTACAGCTTTTCACTATCTCTTAGTACGTGTGAGTTTTACACCAAACTGAAATATGAAAATCAATCTCCATATGAGGTTCATGTGCGGATCCAGAAcatttttcgggggggggggggggagggggggtctgACGGTTACTTAAATTTTTCGATTGGGGtggacagacatatttttgtgattttttttaaatgtaaattaaaagaaatttgaatttgaagggGGGTCAAGACCCCCCTGCCCCCCGATCTGCGCATGAAGTTTATCATTAATTTCTTGAGTTCTTTATGGAAAACGCTCAAATTCTGCAACATTGTCGAGACTtttgatattacattgtatcaaaAATATCATGTACAGACTCTAAACTCATGTGAATCCttccaatcatttaaaatgtagCAAAATTACAAACGCAATTATAGGTAACTGCTATATAAGTATAAACCAAAGTTATATTGTGTGATTTGGATGCTATAATATGCAAATTCCTTCAAATTAACCAACCATTTAAATAAGccttataattattttaaaacatgtaaaaaggTGCACTTTTTTTCGagtatgaaaatttacaaaatggaAAGGCATACTAATTAAGCTTTATTACACTATAGCTGTAATCACCTGATTTgcagttgggggggggggggggttatggtTAATTGACCATACTGGCctcaatatatgtacatatacaatatataacGGAAGTACAAATCTAACGCATGTACATATACTAACGTCCCTGTAATCCGAGACTCGGGGGTTaaagtcagaggaatctcggattaacGTCCCTGATCTGATGAGCTGGATGCTATACTGCAGTACAGTGTATATTATTACTATATACTTCGCCCCGTAGAGAACATCTGATTCAGTACACTTGGTACCAATAAAAAtaggcagagagagagagagagagagagagagagagagagagagagagagtgagagagagagagagatgataaAATCTGGGACATGCACCTTTTATAAATGTACATCTTTAGTTTGTAAACATACCTCTTGTGGAAGCGACCCAGCCATTTAAAATTGACAGTTTGTTCACATTTCCTATGTAATTGTAGTTTATTTTCCGTGCAGCCTGTACAATGAATGTCAACCGATTGTTTACACAACACCGATAACATTCGTTACTTTTCAATTCGTGGTTCGTCAACAACGCAAAATTCCAATGCAACCCGAAAGtcatgaaaaattcacatgtGATGATCATGTGACTAGCAATGACGAAAACACAATAATTTACCGTTATATAATTTCCCGATTTTTATGCATGaaattaagatatataaaacACCTACTATGTTGAGCATTGATTTTAATCTATAATtgttaattttacatgtaacgTTAAACATAGGCCTATATAGATATATTTGTTATGAAAATCACGTGATCACTAGCACTTTCCAGAAAATCTAAAAATGGCGTCGTCCATAACAATACCCCGGCGCTTGCCGTTACTTTTGGTTAAAGACAGCGTTCTTCTGCCAGGATCGTCGATGCGAATTCCGGTGAAAAGCATGAAAAAGTAATGTTTAATTTGCATaagatatgtaaaaaaatatttgacaaacaattcataatgtttaaatgataatgaTCGATAGCAGTTCAGCTGCATTTGtcaaagtatttatttttcGATAGTGTTTCATAGTTTAGAACTTTAGTGGATATTTTCATGTCAATCAATGAATGTTTAATCTAATTTCAGCCTAATAtctgttttatcaaatttatggATCGATTATGTTTATAACTGCAAATTGTTTATATACCCTGATTCATTATGAAATGTAACGTACGTTATACATAACAAAGTCACAAGCACAACTGTTGCATGACTGTATCATAATTGCATGTAAAAGTCACAGTCTTCTAATGATTGGCATACAGGAATTTTCTTAATCATACAAAGCATTCCAAAAATAGTCATACTGTAATGTTTGAACCAAACATTGACATTGTCATATAGGCTAATTGTATACAGCGTGTCTGCGCACCCGCACGTCCAAACCATATCTTtccttaaaagtaaaatcttccTGCAGTAAAACACTCAAATGACatagattttaatttattttaaagcattATCGCTTATATAGATGTTGAGAAATACAGAGCTCGATAGTAATTATCTTGTCAGTTTTGATTCATTTGAAACAAAAGTTTTAATGATAGGGGGTAGTGCTTTCTTCAGTGTAACAGTAATAAACCAATGTTCTTTGTATTTCACTTGTTATTCATAATTTGATCTTggattttgttatattttactATAACTTTGAGCGGCTACagctttgatttttatttccattgGACAATacctaaatatattttaaatttttaatatgaaattgaccCTGGTGTCTAGTCTACCCTGTTGTCTAGTCTACTCTTGTCAGACCAATCTTGGCCATAAAACGGCATACAGGTTATCAGTGTTTCACAAACGTATACAGTCCGTATATTTACTAATACCAGGGATATGATAATATCTGGATGTTGGACTTAATTGTTGAATCAATAGCCCAACTGGCCTAAACATTATAAATCAGGGTATGGGGCTGTCCAGTttgtaaatttacatttttaggcACGTAAATAAATGTTGTCCTAAATGaatgatataaaatgtttaCACACGGAGCCTAAGCGTGGTCAGAGCAAAAAGACTCATGACTTGTAAAGAAATTATCTATTCTTCCATTTCTCAAGCAcctattcaaatatattgttCTTTATCAAGTGAAAACTTCTTgccaatttaaaagaatatattatGCAAGTTTCTTAAATATGCATATGCGCACAGGGTAACCAATATTATGTTTCCCTCTCCAGAACCCGTACCCTATTACATGATAAATGCTATTATCCAGAATACGAT includes:
- the LOC128189152 gene encoding uncharacterized protein LOC128189152, with translation MAGSLPQEVVTHILRFLNVSDRKEAALVCKTWYEASLDPILQKDVMLHFNGDTQYVPLSSISHRRLSHLTLSQLDNSMNTKHVLLRSCKQLSDSLRSLSFKSCNITESTFVEILSSCINLTSIDLTNCNSIFLSGRLLERNTDLQLLRDTLKNVKELNLSSIRQLSDVTFNRIVTICHNVEKIWLVGSHIVFSSDHYIPRAKSKLVSSAVLTFENFIDFVSLQASTLTTIDLSRNQINDYALETLANVPNLHLQELRLVACKEIEDKGIVALSHKQKSLKILDIRDCHGVADPGIGAIAANLTQLQSLALNRCRNVTAHSIRKLSYLSQLQTIEMSDLYQVTSFGIEAGLCANASMPLTHVNLSCCSLITDGLLEKLCSIHPYIVHLDLGSCTSLTNQSIFEITKNLKNIQFLRLAWCKKITDLGVLGFELNIDEQKPLEEGCNKNYESTTIFRKPTLKEEKMKVRKMKEEIIEKELLRYKLYNLSKLRDLDLSVCLGLTDIGLVQVLKFQELRYLNLDMIPITDTTVLALSAANPSLEHLVLSKCASITDDAVEAIARRLPRLNNLNLSSCDNLTDKSIRFLQMYSKRLRTLDVSFCRNISPEAIDDLERSCKSIQSVNRRLTGGKTY